From the Syngnathoides biaculeatus isolate LvHL_M chromosome 10, ASM1980259v1, whole genome shotgun sequence genome, one window contains:
- the LOC133507575 gene encoding inter-alpha-trypsin inhibitor heavy chain H3-like: MPVFWKVQLWACVYIVVAAQGQGALLVSHRDALVEMVEVHTFRVDCVVTSRFAHTVMTSKAQNKANISREIVFEVAFPKMSFITNFTIEMDSQVYVGEVKEKEKAKEEYEKAVSSGKTAGLVKASGRQMELFSVSVNIAAESNIIFVLTYEELLQRKRGEYEILTRVKPKQPVRDFQISVRIFEPQGLTSVDATATFFTNQLLPLVDKTVTDSKAYITFSPTMEQQRLCPSCDGTRIEGDFIVKYDVKREASLGELQVVNGYFVHFFSPPDLPTVPKNVIFVVDRSGSMSGKKIKQTREALAAVLKDLHEDDHFTVILFDSQIVTWKDSVLKATKENVTDAIAYIRKLKERGATDINGALLKAVTLLMKERKHKRLPERSVDMIILLTDGMPNHGVYDLKTIQENVRRAIGGNMSLFCLGFGNDVDYSFLDVMSKQNKGLARRIFEASDAALQLQGFYEEVSSPLLFEIDMRYPGSAVDFLTKNHHGHLFNGSEIVVAGRLDDSQELDNFLVGVVAQGPKMDFRVQGKARVADWNVIYPEDKYIFGDFVERLWAYLTIQQLLEKSRIASRQEKDNLTARALDMSLRYNFVTPLTSMVVTKPESEDGPDSPLIADKLTEDQRQRAERQRGSSARATRPHHPSNHRQQRTRGSSAHAAGLQRQSNVDGDPHFMVELPDREDALCFNINDQPGTILNLVRDPKSGFVVNGEIIGKKKFVPDQKMHTYLGRLGISHKALGIKLEVNTQDISMFRKGKQLKKILWTDVASLKDTEMDLLLTKNCSLTVTLRHSVQFMVIRHMKVWKRRHDQQNYLGFYTLDSHHLSHSVHGLLGQFYHGVNFEVTDQHSGNMQEKRDVTMYVKGQTLNVTRHWQKDFSQDVMNGVNIPCWFVDNDGAGLIDGRASDYIVSNLF, translated from the exons ATGCCTGTGTTTTGGAAAGTCCAACTATGGGCTTGTGTCTACATTGTTGTTGCCGCTCAGGGGCAAGGAGCTCTGCTTGTTTCCCACAGAGATGCTCTTGTAGAG ATGGTCGAGGTGCACACTTTCAGAGTTGACTGTGTGGTGACGTCTCGTTTCGCTCACACCGTTATGACCTCCAAGGCTCAGAACAAAGCCAATATCTCGCGAGAAATCGTCTTCGAAGTGGCGTTTCCAAAGATGTCCTTCATCACCAACTTCACCAT CGAAATGGATAGTCAAGTTTATGTTGGAGAGGTGAAGGAGAAAGAGAAAGCCAAAGAGGAGTATGAGAAGGCGGTTTCTTCAGGAAAGACTGCTGGACTGGTCAA GGCATCTGGCAGACAGATGGAGCTGTTTTCAGTGTCTGTCAACATTGCAGCGGAAAGTaacatcatttttgttttgacctACGAGGAGCTCCTTCAGAGGAAACGGGGCGAGTATGAGATTCTGACCCGAGTGAAACCCAAACAACCGGTCCGAGACTTTCAG atCTCAGTCCGCATATTTGAACCTCAGGGCCTGACTTCAGTGGATGCGACAGCAACGTTTTTCACCAATCAGCTTCTCCCTCTGGTGGACAAAACTGTCACAGACTCAAAG GCCTACATTACTTTTTCACCAACAATGGAACAACAGAGGCTCTGTCCCTCATGTGACGGCACTCGAATTGAGGGAGATTTTATTGTCAAGTATGATGTCAAAAGAGAAGCGAGCCTTGGGGAACTCCAG GTGGTAAACGGCTACTTTGTGCACTTCTTCTCTCCTCCTGACTTGCCCACAGTccccaaaaatgtcatattCGTGGTTGACAGGAGTGGCTCAATGAGTGGAAAAAAGATCAAACAG ACCCGAGAAGCCTTGGCAGCCGTTCTGAAGGACCTCCACGAGGACGACCATTTCACCGTCATCCTGTTTGATTCCCAGATTGTCACTTGGAAGGACTCGGTCCTGAAAGCAACAAAAGAGAACGTGACAGATGCCATTGCCTACATTAGGAAACTCAAGGAGAGGGGGG CAACTGATATCAACGGTGCCCTGTTGAAAGCAGTGACGTTGCTGATGaaggaaagaaaacacaaacgGCTTCCTGAGAGGAGTGTGGATATGATTATTCTGTTGACTGATGGGATGCCAAACCACG GGGTGTACGACCTCAAAACAATCCAGGAAAACGTACGGCGGGCCATTGGTGGAAACATGTCCCTGTTCTGTCTTGGATTTGGAAATGACGTGGATTACTCCTTTCTGGATGTgatgagcaaacaaaataaagggCTGGCCCGCAGAATCTTTGAGGCCTCGGATGCAGCTCTTCAACTccaa GGTTTCTACGAAGAAGTGTCCAGTCCACTGCTCTTCGAGATCGACATGCGTTATCCCGGCAGTGCCGTTGACTTCCTGACCAAAAATCACCACGGGCATTTGTTCAACGGCTCTGAGATTGTGGTGGCTGGTCGGTTGGACGACAGCCAAGAGCTTGATAACTTCCTTGTGGGCGTGGTTGCCCAGGGG CCAAAGATGGATTTCCGAGTGCAGGGGAAGGCCAGAGTGGCAGACTGGAATGTAATCTATCCAGAAGACAAGTACATCTTTGGGGACTTCGTAGAGCGTCTATGGGCTTACCTTACCATTCAGCAGCTACTGGAGAAGAG CCGCATCGCTAGTCGACAGGAGAAAGACAACTTGACAGCTAGGGCCTTGGATATGTCACTGCGCTACAACTTTGTCACCCCTCTCACCTCCATGGTGGTCACCAAGCCTGAAAGTGAGGACGGACCAGACAGCCCCCTTATCGCCGATAAGCTGACAGAAG ATCAACGCCAGAGAGCAGAGAGACAAAGAG GATCCTCGGCCCGTGCCACAAGACCACACCATCCATCAAATC ATCGACAACAGCGAACGCGTG GTTCCTCTGCTCATGCTGCAGGTTTACAGCGTCAATCAAATG TGGATGGAGATCCACATTTCATGGTAGAACTGCCAGACCGGGAAGACGCCCTGTGTTTCAACATCAATGACCAACCCGGGACTATCCTCAACCTGGTCAGAGACCCCAAATCAG GTTTTGTTGTAAATGGCGAAATTATTGGCAAGAAGAAGTTTGTCCCGGATCAAAAGATGCACACCTACTTGGGTCGCCTTGGTATTAGCCACAAGGCGCTGGGAATAAAGCTGGAGGTCAACACTCAGGACATCTCTATGTTTCGGAAAGGAAAACAGCTCAAGAAGATTCTGTGGACAGATGTTGCCTCTCTTAAGGACACCGA GATGGATCTGCTGCTGACAAAGAACTGCAGCCTCACAGTCACACTGAGGCACTCCGTCCAATTCATGGTCATCAGGCATATGAAGGTGTGGAAGAGACGCCACGATCAGCAGAACTATTTGGGTTTTTACACTCTGGACAGCCACCATTTGTCCCACTCAGTTCATGGACTGCTCG GCCAGTTCTACCATGGTGTTAATTTTGAAGTGACAGACCAACATTCGGGAAATATGCAGGAGAAAAGAGATGTCACCATGTATGTGAAGGGACAGACCCTGAATGTGACCAG ACATTGGCAGAAGGACTTCAGCCAAGACGTGATGAACGGGGTGAACATTCCCTGCTGGTTTGTTGACAATGATGGAGCCGGTCTCATTGACGGGCGAGCCTCCGATTATATTGTGTCCAACctcttttaa